A section of the Ovis canadensis isolate MfBH-ARS-UI-01 breed Bighorn chromosome 1, ARS-UI_OviCan_v2, whole genome shotgun sequence genome encodes:
- the PAQR9 gene encoding membrane progestin receptor epsilon, whose translation MPRRLQPRSAGTKGPPGTTAAASEAASRPHAVASGDSPASAKPLLRWDEVPDDFVECFILSGYRRLPCTAQECLASVLKPTNETLNFWTHFIPLLLFLSKFCRLFFLSGRDVPFHHPWLLPLWCYASGVLLTFAMSCTAHVFSCLSLRLRAAFFYLDYASISYYGFGSTVAYYYYLLPGLSLLDARVMTSYVQQRLGWHVDCTGLIAAYRALVLPVAFVLAVACTVACCKSRTDWCSYPFALRTFVFVMPLSMACPIMLESWLFDLRGENPTLFVHFYRRYFWLVVAAFFNVSKIPERIQPGLFDIIGHSHQLFHIFTFLSIYDQVYYVEEGLRQFLKEPPDAPTFLGTVGYMLLLVVCLGLVIKKFLSNAEFYSKK comes from the coding sequence ATGCCGCGGCGCCTGCAGCCCAGGAGCGCGGGCACAAAGGGCCCGCCTGGCACGACCGCGGCGGCTTCGGAGGCCGCCTCGCGTCCCCACGCCGTGGCCTCCGGGGACTCTCCGGCATCCGCCAAGCCGCTGTTGCGCTGGGACGAGGTGCCCGACGACTTCGTGGAGTGCTTCATCCTGTCGGGCTACCGGCGGCTGCCGTGCACGGCGCAGGAGTGCCTGGCCTCGGTGCTGAAGCCCACCAATGAGACGCTCAACTTCTGGACGCACTTCATCCCGCTGCTGCTGTTCCTGAGCAAGTTCTGCCGCCTGTTTTTCCTGAGCGGCCGCGACGTGCCCTTCCACCATCCGTGGCTGCTGCCGCTGTGGTGCTACGCGTCGGGCGTGCTGCTGACCTTCGCCATGAGCTGCACGGCGCACGTGTTCAGCTGTCTGTCGCTGCGCCTGCGCGCCGCCTTCTTCTACCTAGACTACGCGTCCATCAGCTACTACGGCTTCGGGAGCACCGTGGCCTACTACTACTACCTGTTACCAGGCCTGAGTTTGTTGGACGCCCGGGTGATGACCTCGTACGTGCAGCAGCGCCTGGGCTGGCACGTGGACTGCACGGGCCTCATCGCCGCCTACCGCGCGCTCGTGCTGCCCGTGGCCTTCGTGCTGGCGGTGGCCTGCACTGTGGCCTGCTGCAAGAGCCGCACCGACTGGTGCTCTTACCCGTTCGCGCTGCGCACCTTCGTCTTCGTCATGCCGCTGAGCATGGCCTGCCCCATCATGCTGGAGAGCTGGCTCTTTGACCTGCGCGGGGAGAACCCCACGCTCTTCGTGCACTTCTACCGCCGCTACTTCTGGCTGGTGGTGGCTGCCTTCTTCAACGTGAGCAAGATCCCCGAGCGCATCCAGCCGGGCCTCTTCGACATCATCGGCCACAGCCACCAGCTCTtccacattttcactttcctcagcaTCTACGATCAGGTGTACTACGTGGAGGAGGGCCTGCGCCAGTTTCTCAAGGAGCCACCGGACGCGCCCACCTTCCTGGGCACCGTGGGCTACATGCTGCTGCTGGTCGTCTGCCTGGGGCTGGTCATCAAGAAGTTCCTCAGCAACGCCGAATTCTACAGTAAAAAGTGA